One segment of Macrotis lagotis isolate mMagLag1 chromosome 1, bilby.v1.9.chrom.fasta, whole genome shotgun sequence DNA contains the following:
- the LOC141488035 gene encoding olfactory receptor 8G50-like: MEKGNYSLVTEFILLGLTDQPELQLPLFFLFLGVYVVTLVGNLGMIILIILSSHLPTPMYYFLCSLSFIDLCQSTIITPKMMMNFLSKKNTISYPACMTQFYFFVLFVISECQMLAVMAYDRYVAIYYSLLYNLMMSYKVCSKLVSGVYALGLTGATAHTGCLLRVVFCKENIINHYFCDLLPLLKLSCSSTYINEVVCLVSSTFNILVPTLIIIWSYVLIITSITKIQSTEGRSKVFSSCSFHIIAVGFFFGSCAFMYLQPSSVTSMDQGKMSSVFYSIIVPMLNPLIYSLRNKDVKIALNKVIVRKFQ; the protein is encoded by the coding sequence atggagaaaggaaattattCACTAGTGACTGAGTTTATTCTCCTAGGGTTGACAGACCAGCCAGAGCTCCAACTGCCCCTCTTCTTCCTGTTCCTGGGTGTCTATGTTGTCACATTGGTGGGGAATCTGGGCATGATAATACTCATTATACTCAGTTCTCACCTTCCTACTCCTATGTACTATTTCCTCTGCAGTTTGTCTTTCATTGATCTCTGTCAGTCAACTATCATCACACCCAAAATGATGATGaactttttatcaaagaagaaTACCATCTCTTATCCTGCATGCATgactcagttctatttttttgtcttgtttgtaATTTCTGAATGTCAAATGTTGGCTGTGATGGCATATGATCGCTATGTTGCCATATACTATTCTCTTCTTTATAATCTTATGATGTCTTATAAAGTGTGCTCAAAGTTGGTGAGTGGGGTATATGCTTTAGGTCTAACTGGGGCCACAGCTCACACAGGCTGCCTGCTTAGAGTGGTATTCTGtaaggaaaatataattaatcATTATTTCTGTGATCTTCTTCCACTCCTGAAGCTCTCTTGTTCTAGCACTTACATCAATGAAGTTGTATGTCTGGTTTCTAGTACATTTAATATCCTTGTCCCAACACTAATCATTATCTGGTCTTATGTTTTAATCATTACAAGCATTACGAAAATTCAATCCACAGAAGGTCGATCAAAAGTCTTCAGTTCCTGTAGCTTCCATATTATAGCAGTTGGTTTCTTCTTTGGCTCTTGTGCATTCATGTACCTGCAACCATCTTCAGTCACTTCCATGGATCAGGGAAAAATGTCTTCTGTATTTTACTCCATCATTGTGCCCATGCTAAATCCCCTCATTTACAGTTTAAGAAATAAGGATGTCAAAATTGCCTTGAACAAAGTAATAGTAAGAAAATTccagtaa
- the LOC141506669 gene encoding LOW QUALITY PROTEIN: R3H domain-containing protein 2-like (The sequence of the model RefSeq protein was modified relative to this genomic sequence to represent the inferred CDS: inserted 2 bases in 1 codon; deleted 5 bases in 4 codons; substituted 1 base at 1 genomic stop codon), translating into MSNSNTTQETLEIMKESEKKLVEESVSKNKFVSKSPSKEEIEKEGEDTSIRQETQRRASNHECARKRAKSNSKLKVVRSLAVCEESSPFVDGPLETQDIIQLHISCPSDKEEEKSMKDGSEKEEKDKNKEKVPRKMLSRDSSQEYTNSTGIDLHEFLVNTLKKTPRDRMMLLKLEQEILEFINDNNNQFKNFPQMISYHRMLLHRVAAYFRMDHNVDQTGKAVIINKSSNTRIPEQRFSEHIKDEKNVEFQQRFILKRDDTSMDRDDNQIRVPLQDGRRSKSIEEREEEYXRVRERIFALETGQNGYLNDIRGNREGLSRTSSSRQSSTDSEIKSLEPRPWSSTDSDGSVRSIRPPVTKASSFSGISILTRGDSIGSNKGGSAGRISRPGLALGAPEVCSQVASSQPXLPCTPQQQQQQQQPPLSNHMISQTDDLSNPFGQMSLNRQGSPEASDPSSALFQPPLLSQHPQQPGFIMASTAQPLPTSNYSTSSHSPPAQQVLQPQGYIQPPQQIQVSYYPPGQYPNSNQQYRPLSHPVAYSPQRGQQLPQPSQQPGLQPIMSNQQQSAYQGLMGIQQSQKQGLLSNQRSNMGGLVVQYTPLPSYQVSVGNESQNVVQQPFQQSVLVPASQSAQGGLPAGSMPVYYSVIPPAQQNGTSPSVGFLQPPGSEQYQMPQSPSPCSPPQMLQQYSGVSPSGPGVVVMQLNVPSVPNGSQTPQTPSMVQWSHCKYYSMDQREQKPGDLYSPENNPQANTQMNSPITSPTQSPTLSPLTSLSSICTGLSPLPALTQFPRPVGPAQGEGCYSLLGQPLQYNLSICPPLRHGQSTYTAHQGQTGMKHGNRGKRQALKSASTDLGTADVVLGRVLEVTDLPEGITRTEADKLFTQLAMSGAKIQWLKDAQGLPGGGSGNSGGGGGVGGDNNGTAENGRHTDLAALYTIVAVFPSPLAAQNVSLRLNNSVSRFKLRVAKKNYDLRILEPASSQEAEEGKKPAPQGGVGKGCRKSTDGDDVSDRLGNLHRAREIEP; encoded by the exons ATGTCCAACAGTAACACTACTCAAGAGACCctggaaataatgaaagaatcagaa aaaaagctgGTGGAAGAGTCTGTAAGCAAGAATAAGTTTGTATCCAAGTCACCAAGTAAAGAAGAGATTGAGAAGGAGGGTGAGGATACTAGTATTCGGCAGGAGACACAGAGACGGGCTTCCAACCATGAATGTGCCAGAAAAAGAGCTAAGTCTAACTCTAAACTGAAAGTAGTGCGGAGCCTGGCGGTGTGTGAGGAGTCTTCTCCTTTTGTTGATGGGCCACTGGAAACCCAGGATATAATTCAGTTGCATATCAGTTGCCCCTCTGACAAAGAAGAAGAGAAGTCTATGAAAGATGGctctgaaaaggaagaaaaagacaaaaataaagaaaaggtcCCAAGGAAAATGCTGTCTAGAGACTCCAGTCAAGAATATACAAACTCCACTGGAATAGACCTACATGAATTTCTAGTAAATACACTGAAAAAAACCCCG AGGGACAGAATGATGCTGCTAAAGTTAGAACAAGAGATTCTGGAATTCATTAATGACAACAATAACCAGTTCAAGAACTTTCCTCAGATGATCTCATATCACCGGATGCTATTACACCGGGTTGCTGCCTATTTTAGAATGGACCACAATGTTGACCAAACTGGAAAAGCTGTCATCATCAACAAAAGCAGTAACACAAGGATCCCTGAACAGAGGTTCTCAGAGCATATCAAAGATGAGAAGAATGTAGAATTTCAACAGAGGTTCATCCTGAAGAGAGATGACACCAGCATGGACCGGGATGATAACCAGATCAGAGTTCCATTACAGGATGGAAGGAGGAGCAAGtcaatagaa gagagagaggaggaatatTAAAGGGTTCGAGAGAGAATATTTGCCCTAGAGACTGGCCAGAACGGATATCTAAATGACATCAGGGGAAACCGTGAGGGGCTGAGCCGTACTTCAAGCAGCCGACAGAGCAGCACAGACAGCGAGATCAAATCTCTGGAGCCCCGACCTTGGAGCAGCacagactcagatggctctgtcCGTAGTATTCGGCCACCTGTGACCAAAGCCAGCAGCTTC AGTGGGATCTCCATTCTCACACGGGGTGACAGCATTGGGAGCAATAAAGGAGGCAGTGCAGGAAGAATCTCCAGACCAGGCTTAGCCCTGGGTGCTCCAGAAGTGTGCAGCCAGGTGGCCTCCTCCCAGCC TCTCCCCTGCACtcctcagcagcagcagcagcagcaacagccgCCCCTGAGCAACCACATGATCTCCCAGACTGATGATCTCAGCAACCCCTTTGGGCAGATGAGCCTTAACCGACAAGGCTCCCCCGAGGCATCTGATCCATCTTCAGCACTGTTCCAGCCCCCACTTCTCTCCCAACACCCTCAACAGCCTGGCTTCATCATGGCCTCCACAGCCCAGCCTCTCCCAACCTCCAACTATTCCACCTCCAGCCACTCTCCCCCAGCCCAACAAGTCCTGCAGCCTCAGGGCTACATACAGCCCCCACAACAGATACAGGTTTCTTACTATCCTCCTGGGCAGTATCCCAACTCTAACCAGCAATACCGACCTCTGTCTCACCCGGTGGCCTACAGCCCCCAGCGTGGTCAGCAGCTGCCTCAGCCATCTCAGCAACCGGGGTTACAGCCCATAATGTCCAACCAGCAGCAATCAGCTTACCAGGGCTTGATGGGTATCCAGCAGTCACAGAAGCAAGGCCTTCTCAGCAACCAGAGGAGCAACATGGGGGGCCTAGTGGTCCAGTATACTCCACTACCTTCATACCAAGTTTCCGTGGGAAATGAGTCCCAGAATGTGGTCCAGCAGCCCTTTCAGCAGTCGGTGCTGGTCCCTGCTAGCCAGTCAGCCCAGGGGGGCTTACCAGCAGGGAGCATGCCTGTGTACTACAGTGTGATCCCACCAGCACAGCAGAATGGCACAAGCCCTTCAGTAGGGTTTCTGCAGCCCCCTGGCTCTGAGCAGTACCAGATGCCTCAGTCTCCTTCCCCCTGCAGCCCACCACAGATGCTGCAGCAGTACTCAGGAGTGTCCCCATCTGGACCAGGTGTGGTGGTCATGCAATTGAATGTCCCCAGTGTTCCCAATGGTTCCCAGACCCCACAGACCCCATCTATGGTTCAGTGGAGTCACTGTAAATACTATAGCATGGACCAGCGGGAGCAGAAGCCAGGAGACCTATACAGCCCTGAGAACAACCCCCAGGCCAACACACAGATGAATAGCCCTATCACATCTCCCACTCAGTCCCCTACCCTATCTCCCCTCACCAGCCTCAGCAGCATCTGCACAGGACTCAGCCCTCTTCCTGCCCTTACACAGTTTCCCCGACCTGTTGGCCCTGCCCAGGGTGAGGGGTGCTACTCCCTCCTGGGCCAGCCATTACAGTACAATCTGTCCATCTGTCCTCCTCTGCGCCATGGCCAGTCAACTTACACTGCACACCAGGGACAGACTGGAATGAAGCATGGAAATCGAGGGAAGAGACAGGCACTCAAATCTGCCTCCACCGACCTGGGGACTGCAGATGTTGTCCTGGGGCGGGTGTTGGAGGTGACAGATCTCCCTGAGGGCATCACCCGCACAGAGGCTGACAAACTCTTCACGCAGCTCGCCATGTCCGGCGCCAAGATCCAGTGGCTCAAGGATGCTCAGGGGTTGCCAGGCGGCGGGAGCgggaacagtggggggggggggggggtcgggggGGACAACAACGGGACTGCCGAGAACGGCCGGCACACAGACCTCGCTGCCTTATATACCATCGTGGCTGTGTTCCCCAGCCCCCTGGCGGCCCAGAATGTCTCCCTCCGCCTCAACAACTCCGTGAGTCGCTTCAAACTTCGAGTGGCCAAAAAGAACTATGACCTGAGGATCCTGGAGCCGGCCAGCTCCCAAGAggcagaggaagggaagaagccaGCACCGCAGGGTGGCGTGGGCAAGGGATGCAGAAAAAGCACAGACGGAGATGACGTTTCAGATAGACTTGGGAACCTGCACAGAGCTAGGGAGATTGAGCCATAG